The Mugil cephalus isolate CIBA_MC_2020 chromosome 21, CIBA_Mcephalus_1.1, whole genome shotgun sequence genome includes the window AGAGCTGCATGTAGGCAGTCCCAGCCTTTCTTAAGAATTCACTTTAAGAGAAGTGACTTAAAAATAGGGGTAGAATGTGTCTGTGGTACTTGGTGACAGATCCCTTTCCCCTTTGACCTAAGGTTTTATCAGACTCATGAATATGGATCTGTACAGACAAGgtcatgaataaatgcacacaTATGGACATAAAATCTATATGCTTGCATGCAAGAGACAGGAACCACTGCTTCACCTTTCACCTTTCACCTTACATGCTTCACAATGAAGTGGAGTGCTGTGACACAGGGGACCACTCTAGTGTGTTTTTCGTGGGACAGCATAAGTGCTTGTACTATCATTGTTATTCAATCATATACAAATGGATTTTTATTCATTGGATTTGTTCATCTGATGATAATATGGGTTACTTAGAATTTAAATGGCAACATTTTTTGGCATGTTGGTCACAATTTTTTGTAATTAGGTTGGTTGTTACCTAAAGACTGTTAGGAATATTTGGTGGTAACACAATGGTGCAGTTGTTAGTGGCGGTGCAGTGAAGTGGCGACAAGAATGTTCCAGATttgagtttgtatgtttttgtctgGGTGCTCTGGTTTCATCCCAAAACCCAAAGACAAGCTTGTTATGTTAATTACGTTAACTggcgattctaaattggctgggCATGCAAGtttaaatggttgtttgtttctttgtggtaGCCTTGTGATGAACTAGTAGATGGGTACTCTTCCTGTTGCCCGACATTGTACCTCtggattaacaaaaaaaaaaaaagaataacatgACCCAAAAAGGTTGTGCACGTACCAATGGCAGACATCACAGTGGCTACACCATCTTCCTTTATACAGTCCACTGTTTATAGCACTTTTACACTGATTAGGCGCAGTGTACGAGCAAAATTACAGTACGTTGTGTGGTATGGAGGACTGAAAGTGACgatgatttgaaaaaaaaaatataatataataatatatattaaaataaaaaagttaaaaacttacttaaaaaaaatacatttgtttgcTACTTAAATGCTCCcataatataataacaaaaacaataaaaaacaataggTATTTGTTGCTTAATAAAtggatattttaatttaaatttgagtctgttttcttgtattttttattttgcatttgcattgtattaATTagtaatttttatatatttaaatataattaaaaataaaaaataattataatcccccctgcaaatttaaattcctttaaatacacattgacattaATCCAACTTATTGAAAATattcttcatttttaaatgtatttgtttacgtatatatattatgatatatttatgatatttcTCCTTTGCATCCCCATTGTTCATCCtcaaatggatttatttttcgcttttctttttggatttcttttatctttctccTTCATTATTCAAATGAGGGGAGCTGTCTCTCAAAGTCTGTCATTTTTCACGGACTGGTTGATCGAGTCAGGGCATCTTATACTTACGAGGGTGATTTTCTTTTCGATATTGCTGTTCTGAAAATCGTTACTCTGGATGGATTGGTAGGCCCTGTGCAGCTTCCAAGCTATGCCGAAGTAAGTGAAGAGAATGACCAGGCAGGGAAGGATTGTGCAGAgtacagacagaaacatgatgAAAGTGGCATGGTTCAGGGACTCCCCGTAGCCGGTCCAGTCTATCGAGCAGGCGAGTCCGAACGGCTCCGGCCCGTAGCTTCCCCAGCCAAGCAGAGGAAACAAGGCCCACAGGCCGGCGTACAGCCAGATCCCACAGATAACAATACTGATGGTTCGCCTCTGGAACGTGATACCTGTGCACaaacaaattttaaattcaGTCTGTCAAGATGCTGAACCGCTTTATCCTACTTTATATCCCTTTGCACCATTAAGCTACAGGAGATAACTCTGCTGGCCGCCTTTTTCGGCTGCATAGGCGAGGAGTCGTCATAAAAGGAATTGGCTGTTGTAATATGGTGGAAAAGGTTGTTCTCCTAGAGAAATAATCCATACGGCACTGAGAATTCTGGGTAAGCTAacacaaagcacacaaaaataaatacaggatCTTAGTTAAATCAACAAAGTCAAAGCTGAGCACATAAGGAGGTGGTTGGTGACGTGGTAGGGTGAGCTTTGGCAGCAAACAATGCTTAAATCATTACCAAATGTCACGTTATAGGACCCTATTGGCAAACACCAATATCAGAATTCTGTACCCCAGAATGTGTTAATGCCAACCTTTTTTACTTTTGGGCTGAAGGTTGCTGTTTTACATTCTGGAAAATGATCATACCACAACTTTGTTATGACGAAGGTTACGGAAAGATTGTGGTTATACCAAATGTCTCCAAAGGATGTAATCACGGTTGATTACAACTCTTCGGTTCtgaattaacacaaaaacaagccaAAACATTCTACGTATACACAACGCACCCAGGAGAAGCATAATTCAACCTTAGGATGTGAAGCATGATCCGACTGGAAGATAGTTCCAAGGCACTGGAAGTTTATAGTCAGCTGGAAGCTTAAAGGACTGATGATTAAACTAGTGAAAGTGAAGCATGAATGAAGGAGCTAATGCCACTCAGCCAGTGCCAATGCAAGCTGAAGCAGATGAAACCAGAACCGACTCAATGCTCCAAAACCTAAATAGCTGGTAGTGAATCCACATTCTCATTACTGTAGGGAAAATTTCCGTCCAACCAcgcttttaatttattcaattCAGTATTAATCACTTGTGTTAAAATTTGTAAGTCGCTGCCAGGACAAATAATATTTGTGTCACTGGCAAATAAATTTAGGGCCCAACACTGACCCCTTGGGGACGCCACAGGTAAATGCCAAACATGTTGAAGAAACCTCACCCAATTTTACAAACTGCTTCCTTTTAGATAAATAACTCCCATCCAATGATTTCCTCCTGATGCCATACTGGTCTAGTTTATTGAATAATATATCATGGTTTACTGCGTCAAAAGCGTTTCTTTTAGGTCCACTGTGCACTGTTTCTATTGAATTTGTGATTTCCTCAACTGAATTGATTAGTGGCATTGATGTGGCTCTCTTAGATCTAAATCCATACTGACTCTCAGTAAgtagtttctgtgttttccatgAATGTGTGCAGTCGGTTATTGAAAAGCTTTTCTAGGATTTAAGAGAACTGAGATCGCGACGATACCGGGCTGTAGTATGTGCATTGGTGCTTGTTCCCAGATTCGTACAGATGTGTGACATTTGCTATTTTCGTTTTTATCTGGAAATTGTTtacagctattttttattttttttttactactgtgTTGAGTGTGTTTCATATACCTTTTATATTATTCTTGTTGTCATCTAATACCCTGTTGAGATATCCTTTCCTAGCTGCTCTTATGATATTGGTtaagttgtttttgtatttttcatatttattttccgTCTGCTTGGTTCTCTTTCTCATACATCctctttaaagtgttttttttttttcaggaatttTGCAAGCCCTTTGTGATCCAAggatgatttatatattttattttccttttcatttatttctattcagATTTTATCACATagtattttaaatatacttAAGAATTCATCATATAAATGCACTGTTTATGTTATTGCAATTATATGCATTATTCTAGTTTTGTGCCTTCAAATTATTTTGCTGAATGCTGGCATTGATGCTtctgtttaaacatttttattgtcagATATAAATTTGTGTTGTAGTCATTGTAATACACTGTAAAGACTGGCAGATGGTCACTGATGTCACTGATGAGTAGTCGGATTGTTTACAATGTCATTAGTGAATATATGTTCAATTAGAGTGGGAAGTTAGCCATCAGCTCTGGTTTAGCgtagttcagttttttttttttttttttatcatcttgaGCAACATAACATTTCTAGAGTTTGCAGTATTTAAAATGCTTTGGGAGTAGGATTCTGAATAAGTGTGGTGTAAGCCCTGGTGGTTGGCTTCTTTTATTAGGTTATTATACTTTCAcgctttaatgtttaatgtgccAGGGGCAACAGTCAGActaatgcagccacacaggCTGTTTCATCATGTGAAGTTTGCTTAATGTGCCTGAAAAACAGTCTCAAGACCAGACTGATAATATCAAAGTTTGCTGATCATAATTCCTCCCAAATTAcacattatcagtataaatgaacataaatatCATACAAATTAAtataagacagacagacagagagagagagagagatacaggTGTGTAAAAAACCATAAGACCATATCTTTTTGTACATCAAGAACAATTTTTGTTGAGCTCTGTAATTTGATAAAAAtacaagcataacattatgaccgcctcccaaatattgtgtagctctcccttgtgcctccaaaacagttgtgactcatcagagaacggacatgggcctcctgaggggggaggggatggtcaatgttatttacttctcctggctttacttctcctgttgtggctgactgatgTATGTCCCAGTTTAACCAAGCTGTTGCTCAGGCATATTCACGAGTCCTGTACATCACAATGTGCCGTGTGCCTGTCTGATATTCATTAATTCAAAGGAACAAATGAGGCATGAGTTACATCCATTATTCAGTCGCTCACATTGTACTGGTTGCTTGGGATCCTATTAAAACCAACTGACTAACAAGGATGAAGTCCACAGAGGCCTtaagaaaaaaggaagacacAGTCCCCCAACAGTGAGGCATGATCAGTCaacttaaataaatcaataggGATGCAAAGATCATTTGGGAACGGTTCTGATACTTTTGTGTGTCATCAGCACTTCTTATGAATGCGTCTGTTTATGATCGATGATATTTCGAAAGCTTCACGTAATCGTTTGAGATTGGGCTTCAAAAATGTCCGGTCTTTTTTCACCATTTGAGGTGAAGCCTAAGCCATTCGACCTTTGATGATTTTACTACTTTAAGAATCAATTTTATTAAGCCATCTGGCATTCTTTCATTATTGGAGTGTGGCTCAACAGCCCTAAGTCAAATCTAATTTGATTTTACTCTACCTTTCTTGGGCGGACTTCCTGTCACCAAGAACCTGACCATCCCCATCACAGCCAGAGTCATGATGCTAGTCACGCTGAAAATCATACCCATCAGTCCGTAGTAGAGGCAAGTGGGGTCGCCTCCGATCCAGGCATGATTAAAGGCTGAAGCAGAGGACAGGGGGTACATGCTGACGGCCATGCCGATATCTGTTAGGGCCAAATTCACTGTCAGGAACTCGGGAGCTTTAAGCAGAGCGAGGCGGCGGCCCGCACTGACCAGGACTGCTGCATTCCCCACGATAGATAGAAAAGCTGCGGGAAATAACACGAAAGGGACAGAAAGCATATAAGGAACATCATAAAAGATCTTTTCATGAACATATCCCCACACGAAGATTAATCTGCCCTCGTAAATTAGTGAAGGCAGTAGGTGTCGATCAACCCAGGGCCAGGTAAGGTAAGGGTGCTTCAAAGGGAATAATACCCAGATTGAGCTCTAGTGAAAAGAGGTTTTGAGTGGATATCGACAAATCTCTGATCTCTTAGGACACCGTTCATTCTTCACATCACATACTCGCTTTGACTTAATTctcccatttgttttgttgtccgTTTCTAACAGATACGGCAGCTTTAACATGACCTTATGTTTTGTTTACAGCATGGAAATAATAGATCTGTTCAATAGTGAACAGAAAAGTGTGATTAGATGGAATAagacatttttgatttattgatgTGAAGCAGCTGATGAAGCGTATGTGCTGATGATTCTTTCTCGGcggttgtttgtgttggttaCGAATCACATTGTGTCACTTGTGGctaattttaaacttttcacCCCGAACATCACCCGAACACACTTTAATTTTGCAAAGTTCATCACGCACTCGTGTAATTTATGTCTTTGTAAGACGGCGTTTTGTTACGTATTTTCAGATGTGATTTCTCGGCGCTTGTTAGCTCTCAGCTGCTTTTGAAAATACATCATCCCCTCCTCCAGTGAACAGAACCTTTGTTAGTCTTCTTTGTCGGAGTTCTCAGCACTGTGGGGTGCCTCTGCTGTCTGGATGCTTCTTGAATCATGCTTTCTCAATTGCAGACCTCAAAACAACTCTGGCTGTTTGTGAGACGCTAAGACTCGCATGAAAAATCATTAATGTTCCGCTCTTCGCTGTTTCCCTTTTAACCCAAGAACCAAGTGACACTTTGTACAACTACTGTGTGTACTGGACGGTAGATTTTGGCAGGTTTTgagatgtgcaaaaaaaataaacaaagacgAATAGTATTTGCACTTAAGCGCCTTTATTGTAAAGAAGACCCCCATGCAATGAGTCAAAACTACACAttttagagaaagaaagatagtTTGCGCACCCTTTTATGATTGGGTACGTGGCTAAGGTCATGTGATATAGTACACATTTGTCTCCACCTGCAGTGACCGTGTTAGGCCTCAAAGAGCCTACAAAGCATTCATAGATTCTCATTGCTGAAAGGAGGCTCCAGAAACTGTCCAAGGTTTGTGGAGCCCACCATGGGTATTCCATGCCAAGACAGGCATCAATAAGTGGAGAAAATATGGCATGGccatgagtctggtaacatttCAATTTCATTATGGCGAAATAGGCAATATAGgcgaaaggaaagaaaacacctCTGCACGTGGATAGTCACATAACCAGTCAGAGGGATTTTGTCgtaaacaaatgaaactccACAGAGCTCAGAAGAAGTCCGTGTTGCTGTTACTCGTCTGTCCATTCATTATGACACAGGATAAGATTGTTACAATCCCTTTAGATTCGTAGCCAGTGTGAGCTTAGCAGAGCCTTGGCCACTGCTATAGTGAGCTGCTGACCCACTGTAACCCCCGACGAGGactgctgcctcctgtcagCTGTCTTTCCTGTCAGTCATCAGCGGCACAGCAGCCCCTAGCCTAGGCTAGCTTTAGAATTCATTATTGCAAAGGATGAGATGTTACTATCCAGGCAAAGACCTGAGCTGAATCCTGTAGAAAATCCAGGGATGTCCACAAGAGGAGGAAGGTAGCCTTGTTCTTTAATTTAGTCTTAAGTCAGGGGTGCTCATTCATGACACAATGTGCATTATTCCATAACGATTTTAAAGAATGACACTCTAAATTCATACAATCTGCAGTCTGTAGGAATATATAACCTGCCAGCTGCTAGTTCACGTAGCTCACAGGTTGCTTTAACTATAGTGCCATAGTACGAGGTGAGTGTGAGGCTTAGTCTGACAAAAAAACTCTAAGCCTAAAAATATAACCACAATTAATTACAGAATTATTGCTAATGTGTTTTCCATTACAGAGATTGGTTGTTGTGCTAAGGATTCGACCCGCTTTACATAATATCGCTCTCCTGCATGAGCTTATGGATATTTGATTGatacaacatacacacaatatTATGCTTATGCCGCTCAGTTTTTAAATAGTCCTTTCAATCTGTGGAAAAGCTTCAGGTTTTTGACCTTCGCTGGTCCCACTACAGTTTTTCCTATGCCGACGCAATCTTAGCAGAAGTCCTCTAGTTTCATACCTCAGCCTTGAGCTTCATGCTATTATTATACAGAACACTAGAGCACACTTTAGCATATATTTAATTACTAGCATTTGCATTGGCTGGCTGGTGTATTGAAAGTATTGCTTGTGCATGAATGTCATTCATACAGCAGGCGCATACAGCCCAGCCATGCCTATGCATACATACTGTACCCATACAAATACTTATAATGTAGCTGCCTAATACAATGAAAGTCAATAACTGCTGGAGTACAGCAGTGTCAGACGTGATTTCAGAAAAAACAGTTTCAAGATGAATGAATACAAAAGCAGGAATGGTGACATCTGATTGATAAGACACTCTTCTCTATGGTCATCAGTGcggtgttatttactttaacatTTTGATCCCCACACATAGAGCATCACTTAAACAACGTTGAAGACTTCCTTCTGCTCACATATCGTTAATCAAGGCTACACTTCCCACTTCCAGTCcagcctcttctctctctctctctctctctccttatATTTCTCAAGTCCTCCAGTCACTGCCTGAATCCCTGGTTGACAACCAAGCCTTTCCCTCTTCTCCAAGTCGTACTGCATGCCTCTTGATGATCACTAGTCTAAATCGAAGTCGCCACAAATAAAATTTCTTGTAATGAATGGGTTGGGTGTCTGCTGCAGGTggatttgttttacatttaatgcaCGCTGATTATGGTAAGACTTTAGTGGCAATGCCTGCAGGATTTtgttaaaattatatatatatatataaatttatatgCTGTAATGTTGAGTCTGGGGAAAAGTCTACCATCTTTGTtggactgcaaaaaaaaaaaaaaaagaaaagaaaaacaaatcatatgATGAATAATTTCTGAGAAAATCATCACAAGATGAATTATCCGTACAGTGTGATCAATGTGTACGAGTGGTGGGACCGTTTATGACGGGGATAATAAGACCCTTTCATGACTGTGTGGAAAAGAACATTCACATAAGGACAATCAGGATCGATTATTTCAAGGCATTAGGAACGACCATCGATCATGAAGTAAACAGCTGTTACTTGCGTCTTCACACACTGTTCACTGTTGTAGCTGAATTACACAGCTGTACACAGAGAAAGAGCACTATTTGTCATGTAAAGgctatacatttttttttgttttgttttttggcagcATTAACTAGCATAGCTGTCTGTGCTGAACACAAGTTACATTCATTGCATTTCCACATTTGACTCCAATATGACCTGACATAGAGTAACCAACAATAATTGCTATTTAAAGCTTATTTCCATCAGTCCGTCTGAATCTGGTTGAGCCTAAAGCACTAAAGCCAGGACTCTCACAGACTGGGGAGCTATATTAGCGTTCAAGGTTAACAAGGTTGCTCACATAACAAGTCTATGTATTTTCAAAGCTTTATTTAAGTGCTGTGAGCAGCATTTAAAGAAACCTATATAAACCTGGACAATGATTCCAGTCTGTCGGAACTATTATAAAGAGACTATTGAGAATAGTAATTAACTGTGAAGAATGAAAATACAGAAGTATGCCCAATTAAGGCATACCAACGTGTATACAGTGGTATGAAAaagcgtttttttcttttgcatgtttgtcacacctaaatgtttcggatcatcaaacaaatttaaatgtaacacaaagataacacaagtaaacacaaaatgcaggttttaatgaagttttttttaaatttattattaagggaGAAAATTCAAACCTACAtggtgtgggaaaaaaaaaagtgttatcacacctgagttcagtttctccagccacacccaggcctgattactgcccaacctgttctcaatcaagaaatcacttcagtAGGAGCTGTCTGACAAAGTTAAGtggaccaaaagatcctcaaaagctagacatcatgaaGAAAATCATCTATCAGACATCTGTCAGTCTGGAAAAGCCATTTCTAAAcatttgggactccagtgaaccacagtgagagccattatccacttGTTGTGATAAATGGAACAATGAATTCTGCTTTCTGCCAAAAAGTCTAGTGAaggtcctgacctgaatcctattgaaaTAGTGTGGCATGACCCTAAAAAGGCAGctcatgctaaaaaaaaaaaaaaaaaacctccaatgtgactgaattacaaaattactttttcacacaaggccatgtaggtttggattttgttttcccttaatagtgaacaccttcatttaaaaacttcatTTCATGTTTACTTTTGTTATCTTTGaccaacatttaaatgtgtgtgatgatctgaaacatttaggtgtgacaaacatgcaaaacaatTATATTCATGAttcacaaaacaataaaatcctCTGTAAATTACCGTATGGTATATAGTAATTTTTTACCAGTTTCTGGTAACAGATCAAGAACAATAATGTCACCATAGCCTTTAGGCAACCAAAATGGAAATAACAACAAATTTGAAATATGTTCCCACTCGCCTCAGATAGAGCTCAGGACTCTACCAGAAGGCATCTGCCACAGAAACATTACGGCTTATTGTATCAGTGGTTACCTgctgtttgacttttaaaacgTAGAATTGTAAGAGTGTATTGACTGATGGAGAGCAACACAGCAGGGCCTCCTACCATTACATTTGCACTTATGAATATGACATTTAACCAGATAATAATAAGTCTGATGAGTCATTCCTAGGCATTGTTCTGAAAGTGATTTCTAAGAGACCAAACAACACATTCCTCCAAAGCAACAAACTATTCATGGCATTATTTAAAgttacatattttctttacagCTGGACATTACCAAAGCACATGCACAATAATTTCTGCACATTTAGACActtaaaaaaagattatgaaTTTATAAAGCTTTTTTCCTGGATCAAAACTGTGATAAACTTGTGTTTACTACTAACCATTGATTATCTTAGTAAGATCACCTGTTTTCCATCCAGCTAGTGCGTTGTGAGCTTATCCAATATATTTAGTAACATGGTATTTGTCTGTGTTATTTCAAGGCAAACAATGCCATGCAGagatttatttgttgattttttcccgtttttttttttcttcttcaggtaTTCAGGATTCAAGGCAAACTCTTTATTGAGCCTTTACCACTTTATTACCTGTAGCCTCCAGTAGGGGGCGCATATAGCTTTTGAGCTACAGTGGTGAACGCAGTATTTTTCGATTAGACTTTGCACAGCTACACGTGAGTATTACTCATTAGAGTTTAATTTGGGCAATACCTTAAATTTACGAGAAAATAGGTTATTAGGCTTTTTAgcgtgtttttgtattttatcctGTTAAGCACTTTGTTTGGCTgtagtgtttttaaatgtgccacttaaataaaagtaacattGACATTGTGAGTTATCATGCTAGCCAGGAAGTGGACTTCCATGGCTAGCTCGCGCTAAGTTAGCTTGCCGTCATTAAGTTAGCTTGAATGTAAAATAGCTGTCCTTATTTAGTGTATTTCTTTGAATTAACACGATAACACATCAAGTCATTGCACTTGTTTAATATTCATAATTAGCTCATTATCACTGAAATGTGCAAGCAGTtaacagaataacagaaatATTAGTTCTGAGAGTTCTGTGAGCAACACTAGCTCGTTAGCTTGGTGTTTATTTTCCATAGCAGgagaataattttttttttgttattatttatagacAAAATATATTGTTCACGAATAAATTTTGGCAATAAAGTGAAATTTTCACTATCAATTTTCACTTTCAACCTCGGTATTAGCGCTTGAATTGGAGCCGAAATGGCACCAGCTGATTAAAGCTCTGCCAGCTGGAAATGTTCTCAGC containing:
- the opn8a gene encoding opsin 8, group member a; the encoded protein is MFSLLQVTNMDDKYASKLSPTVDFWAGIYLVIIAFLSIVGNAAVLVSAGRRLALLKAPEFLTVNLALTDIGMAVSMYPLSSASAFNHAWIGGDPTCLYYGLMGMIFSVTSIMTLAVMGMVRFLVTGSPPKKGITFQRRTISIVICGIWLYAGLWALFPLLGWGSYGPEPFGLACSIDWTGYGESLNHATFIMFLSVLCTILPCLVILFTYFGIAWKLHRAYQSIQSNDFQNSNIEKKITLMAVMISLGFLVAWSPYVAVSFWSMFHSREQGRMTPFISLLPCLFAKSSTVYNPFIYFIFQRTSAPRLLLFKRCVCCRHHAAGSSGVGAETGGSLTKTCAGTDETYACVIGVGVSQLEGKKTTLG